From the Daucus carota subsp. sativus chromosome 8, DH1 v3.0, whole genome shotgun sequence genome, one window contains:
- the LOC108199196 gene encoding uncharacterized protein LOC108199196, which produces MACASEANNSHHIRSISLPSRSHPNIVEIDEELRKLKTRDVSSSCNASAVSSDLLTLEGLYKCIADLLNLQLTQQALSNHRQEKWVDELLDGSVRLLDICGTTRDFTSQIKEHVVDLQSAIRRKKGDLTLATSISKFNSFRRKMKKQARKLIADLKQVDIKITCSAIFDLDYHLSEVIRVLKEVSSVAISVFQSLLLFFSSPVSKSKSTKWSLVSKLIQKGTVTCEEQLQNKNELEKVDSALDSYDSCESEKIEIAQERLKALHDGIELVESASECMSRRLIRTRASFLNIISSL; this is translated from the coding sequence ATGGCTTGTGCATCAGAAGCCAACAACAGTCATCATATCAGATCGATTAGCTTGCCTTCAAGATCACATCCAAATATAGTTGAAATTGATGAGGAGCTTAGGAAGCTCAAAACCCGCGATGTATCATCATCTTGTAATGCATCTGCGGTCTCCAGTGACCTATTGACACTTGAAGGTCTGTATAAGTGTATTGCTGATCTTCTAAACTTGCAACTTACGCAACAAGCCCTTTCTAACCATCGCCAAGAGAAATGGGTTGATGAGTTGTTGGATGGATCTGTGAGGCTTTTAGATATATGTGGCACCACAAGGGACTTCACGTCGCAGATTAAAGAACACGTTGTGGATCTTCAATCTGCGATAAGAAGAAAGAAGGGAGACTTGACCCTTGCCACCagcatatcaaaatttaattcattCAGAAGAAAGATGAAAAAACAAGCTAGAAAATTGATTGCAGATTTAAAGCAGGTGGATATCAAAATCACATGCTCAGCAATCTTCGACTTAGATTACCACTTGTCAGAGGTGATCAGAGTACTAAAGGAAGTTAGCTCAGTGGCCATATCAGTTTTCCAGTCCCTCCTGTTGTTCTTTTCTTCACCAGTTTCCAAATCCAAGTCAACTAAATGGTCAttagtttcaaaattaatacaaAAGGGAACTGTAACCTGTGAAGAGCAACTCCAAAACAAGAATGAGTTGGAAAAAGTTGATTCTGCACTAGACTCATATGATTCGTGTGAAAGTGAAAAGATTGAAATCGCGCAAGAAAGGCTAAAGGCACTCCATGATGGCATTGAACTCGTTGAATCTGCAAGCGAGTGCATGTCCAGAAGATTGATTAGAACAAGAGCATCTTTTCTAAATATCATCTCCAGCTTATAG
- the LOC108199131 gene encoding uncharacterized protein LOC108199131 — protein sequence MASTSYHVRSISLPCRSHPAIIRVKEELSKLKTLETPCCQTSEAICNSLSGLAELYDCTNDLLGLKLTKQSALMDCLLDGSVRLLDICGGTRDIVSQIKEHTRDLESSIRRRKGDISIESSVVKFNSFRRRMKKEAKRLIASLKQIKKQYEALAMLDSDQKHSSVIGLLTEVTLSSISVYQSLLMFVTVPVSKTKGRRWSAITKLIHTERVSCEEENMNELERIDAALISLCRSRKGEKIESAQRGLVALETHFEGIESNLECLFRRLIKTRTLFLNMASD from the coding sequence ATGGCTAGTACTAGCTACCATGTTAGATCAATAAGCTTGCCTTGCAGATCACATCCTGCGATAATCAGAGTCAAAGAGGAGCTTAGCAAGCTCAAAACATTGGAAACTCCATGCTGCCAGACATCAGAAGCAATTTGCAACAGTCTGTCTGGCTTGGCAGAGCTGTATGATTGCACAAATGATCTTCTTGGCCTTAAGTTAACCAAACAGTCCGCTCTGATGGATTGTCTGTTAGACGGGTCTGTGAGGCTTCTTGATATATGTGGTGGAACAAGGGATATTGTTTCACAAATTAAGGAACACACAAGAGACCTTGAATCATCTATTCGAAGGAGAAAAGGAGACATAAGCATTGAAAGTAGCGTTGTGAAATTCAATTCCTTTAGGAGGCGAATGAAGAAGGAAGCCAAAAGATTGATTGCATCtttgaaacaaataaaaaaacaatatgaGGCTTTGGCAATGTTGGATTCAGATCAGAAACACTCATCAGTGATAGGATTGCTGACAGAAGTTACATTGTCAAGCATTTCGGTTTATCAATCCTTGTTGATGTTTGTGACGGTACCAGTTTCAAAGACAAAGGGAAGGAGATGGTCAGCTATAACAAAGCTGATCCACACAGAACGAGTGTCGTGTGAAGAGGAAAACATGAATGAGTTGGAAAGGATTGATGCAGCATTGATAAGTCTTTGTAGATCAAGGAAAGGGGAGAAGATTGAAAGTGCACAACGAGGTCTAGTAGCACTGGAGACTCATTTTGAAGGCATAGAGAGTAATTTAGAGTGTCTGTTTAGGCGCTTGATCAAAACCAGAACCTTATTCCTAAACATGGCATCAGACTGA
- the LOC108198368 gene encoding uncharacterized protein LOC108198368 produces MNCSFGLHPVRSISLPSRLHPTSLKVDTEFDKLKIWEASLPSLEESISGQTILKGLVGLAELYNSVEELLQTSRTQESILHHQDSKVFEEALEGSVTLLDAGSCAKDLLSKMKEHVQGLQSSLRRRGGGSIQQDVNAYTTFRKKAKKDALKCIRLLKRAEGKFVFLPLLELDPHLLMVIRVLRELSSITNVIFRHLLLFLSTPSLLKTKLGGCSLISKLMPVGLVVIEKGKKINNEVGRVDVALCSLSAHARGTGVTDEVRTVQNKLEALAVSIDGLESGIDAAIRRLIQYRVSLLNVLTC; encoded by the coding sequence ATGAATTGCTCCTTTGGGTTGCACCCAGTGAGGTCCATTAGCTTGCCCTCTAGATTGCACCCTACTTCCCTCAAAGTTGATACAGAGTTTGACAAGCTTAAAATTTGGGAAGCCTCATTGCCATCCTTGGAAGAATCGATTAGTGGCCAGACTATCCTAAAAGGTCTGGTTGGGCTAGCTGAGCTGTACAATAGTGTCGAGGAGCTTCTTCAGACTAGCCGCACTCAAGAATCCATTTTACACCATCAAGATAGTAAAGTTTTTGAAGAGGCACTTGAAGGTTCAGTGACTCTTCTTGATGCGGGTAGCTGTGCTAAAGATTTGTTGTCGAAGATGAAAGAACATGTGCAAGGACTTCAGTCATCTTTGCGTAGAAGAGGTGGAGGTTCCATCCAACAAGATGTAAATGCATACACCACCTTCAGGAAGAAGGCAAAGAAGGATGCTTTGAAGTGTATTAGATTACTAAAGAGAGCCGAAGGCAAATTTGTGTTTTTGCCTCTATTAGAATTAGATCCTCATTTGTTGATGGTGATCAGAGTGCTTAGAGAACTAAGCAGTATTACAAATGTAATTTTTCGACATCTCTTATTGTTTTTGTCCACACCATCCCTTTTGAAAACCAAGCTTGGAGGATGCTCCTTGATCTCCAAACTGATGCCAGTAGGTTTAGTCGTTATTGAGAAGGGAAAGAAGATCAATAACGAAGTAGGGAGAGTTGATGTTGCCCTTTGCAGCCTTAGTGCACATGCTCGAGGTACTGGTGTTACAGATGAAGTTCGAACTGTACAAAATAAGTTAGAGGCACTTGCAGTCAGCATTGATGGACTCGAGTCTGGAATAGACGCTGCAATTAGGCGACTTATCCAGTATAGAGTGTCTCTCCTTAATGTTCTTACTTGCTAG
- the LOC108198369 gene encoding butanoate--CoA ligase AAE1, whose product MKCVIQCSANNMIMPLSPINFLEQAALVHAERVSIVYRNTKFSWRETRQRCLKIASALHVLGVNRGDVVAAVAPNIPALYELHFAVPMSGGVLSALNTKLDTTMLASILTQLEAKVIFVDSEFVEVVHSAFETLSLAQTKLPILILIPDSDQEVSHFEKLPNGCLNYSSLFAMGQNDFQVVKPKNEIDPISVSYTSGSTGKPKGVIYSHRATYLNTLAAIFRFEMRKFPVFLWTVDMFRCNGWCLPWAMAALGGTNICTRNVTTEVIFDAIELHQVTHLCGAPSILNKIAEAPANYTRKNAYKVEAVIAGALPAIEILSRVQELGFNITYGYGMTEALGPVIVNKLSNAELSMSTISLKFRQGIMEEVDVKDSVTMKSVPSDGRTIGEVMFRSNTMMSGYLGDSDMTRKAFEDGWYRTGDLGTRLPDGCIQVKDRAVDVIKFRKEIIGTLEIEAVLLNHPMVLEAAVVARPDSVNGETPCAFVKLRDEYDDNVSGEEIIKYCRELLPLHMVPQMVFMYDLPVNSTGKIQKFVLREKTRTCRI is encoded by the exons ATGAAGTGTGTGATTCAATGCTCAGCAAACAACATGATCATGCCTTTGTCTCCGATCAACTTCCTGGAACAAGCAGCATTGGTTCATGCCGAAAGGGTCTCTATCGTTTATCGaaacactaaattttcgtgGCGTGAAACGCGTCAAAGATGCCTCAAGATCGCGTCTGCTCTACATGTTTTGGGAGTTAACCGTGGTGATGTT GTTGCAGCTGTGGCACCAAATATCCCAGCACTCTATGAGTTACATTTTGCAGTTCCCATGAGTGGAGGTGTGCTTTCTGCACTTAACACAAAGTTGGACACAACAATGTTGGCTTCAATACTAACGCAACTGGAAGCCAAAGTGATTTTCGTAGACTCTGAATTCGTCGAAGTTGTGCATTCAGCATTCGAAACTTTGTCGTTGGCACAAACCAAGCTCCCCATCCTAATTCTGATACCAGATTCGGATCAAGAAGTTTCACATTTCGAAAAACTTCCTAATGGTTGCCTAAATTATAGTTCCCTGTTTGCTATGGGCCAAAATGATTTTCAAGTAGTTAAACCGAAGAACGAAATTGATCCCATATCAGTGAGTTACACTTCTGGCTCAACAGGGAAGCCTAAGGGAGTAATCTACAGCCACAGAGCAACCTATCTCAATACTCTGGCTGCAATTTTTCGATTTGAGATGAGAAAATTTCCGGTGTTCTTATGGACAGTTGACATGTTTCGCTGCAATGGTTGGTGCTTACCTTGGGCAATGGCTGCGCTAGGTGGCACGAATATTTGCACCCGAAATGTCACAACAGAAGTCATTTTTGATGCTATAGAGCTTCATCAAGTAACGCATTTATGCGGGGCGCCATCAATCCTGAACAAGATTGCAGAGGCGCCAGCTAACTATACGCGGAAAAATGCCTACAAAGTGGAAGCAGTAATTGCTGGAGCACTGCCAGCAATTGAAATTTTGTCCAGAGTTCAAGAATTGGGATTTAACATCACGTATGGATATGGAATGACAGAGGCTCTCGGACCCGTGATTGTTAATAAGTTGTCCAATGCAGAGTTGAGTATGTCAACAATAAGCCTAAAGTTTAGACAAGGAATCATGGAAGAAGTTGATGTCAAAGACTCAGTAACAATGAAAAGTGTACCATCTGATGGAAGAACCATTGGGGAAGTGATGTTTAGGAGCAATACTATGATGTCCGGTTACCTCGGAGATTCGGATATGACTAGAAAGGCTTTTGAAGATGGGTGGTACAGAACCGGGGACCTTGGCACTAGACTCCCTGATGGTTGTATACAGGTGAAGGATCGCGCAGTGGATGTGATAAAGTTTAGGAAAGAAATCATAGGGACACTTGAAATTGAAGCTGTCTTGTTAAATCATCCTATGGTTCTCGAAGCTGCGGTTGTGGCAAGGCCTGACAGTGTCAATGGTGAGACACCTTGTGCTTTTGTAaagttaagggatgaatatgatGATAATGTGAGTGGTGAAGAGATTATCAAGTATTGCAGGGAACTACTGCCCCTTCACATGGTCCCTCAGATGGTTTTTATGTATGATTTACCAGTTAATTCAACAGGAAAGATTCAGAAGTTTGTTCTGAGGGAGAAGACCAGGACATGCAGAATCTGA
- the LOC108197551 gene encoding probable aldo-keto reductase 2: MGDAVPRMKLGSQGLEVSAQGLGCMGMSYFYGQTKPDSDMIRLIHHAVQSGVTLLDTSDFYGPHTNEILISKALKDGVRDKVQLATKFGIRMDGEIRVVQGDPEYVRACCEASLKRLEIDFIDLYYQHRIDTQVPIEVTMGELKKLVEEGKIKYVGLSEASASTIRRAHAVHPITAVQLEWSLWSRGVEEDIIPTCRELGIGIVAYSPLGRGFLSGGSNLVDSLAKDDYRKALPRFQKENIERNKILSDRVNAIASNKGCTPSQLALAWVHHQGSDVCPIPGTTKIENFDQNIGALKIKLTTHEMAELESIANSVQGERYPTGAASYLNSDTPPFSSWKAE, translated from the exons ATGGGTGATGCAGTCCCCAGAATGAAGTTGGGTTCACAAGGTCTTGAAGTTTCAGCTCAGGGTCTTGGCTGCATGGGAATGTCCTACTTCTACGGTCAGACCAAGCCTGATTCCGACATGATTCGACTCATCCACCATGCTGTCCAAAGCGGTGTCACTCTTCTCGACACTTCAGATTTTTATGGACCTCACACCAACGAAATCCTCATTTCTAAG GCTTTAAAGGACGGTGTTAGGGACAAAGTTCAGCTGGCTACCAAGTTTGGGATCAGGATGGATGGAGAAATCAGAGTAGTGCAAGGCGATCCAGAATACGTGCGGGCGTGTTGTGAGGCTAGCTTGAAGAGGCTTGAGATTGattttatcgatttgtactatCAGCACCGTATTGACACTCAAGTGCCAATTGAAGTTACG ATGGGAGAACTGAAAAAACTGGTTGAAGAAGGTAAGATCAAGTATGTAGGGCTTTCTGAGGCCTCTGCATCTACAATCAGAAGAGCTCATGCTGTTCATCCCATCACTGCCGTGCAGCTGGAGTGGTCTTTGTGGTCGAGGGGCGTGGAGGAAGATATAATTCCTACTTGCAG AGAACTAGGCATTGGGATTGTTGCATATAGTCCTCTGGGACGGGGATTCTTGTCTGGAGGTTCAAATTTGGTTGACAGCTTAGCAAAAGATGACTACAGAAAG GCTCTACCAAGGTTCCAGAAGGAAAATATAGAGCGTAATAAAATCTTATCTGATCGAGTTAATGCGATTGCATCAAATAAAGGGTGTACTCCATCACAACTAGCACTGGCTTGGGTCCATCATCAGGGATCGGATGTGTGTCCTATTCCCGGAACCaccaaaattgaaaattttgaccAAAATATTGGAGCTTTAAAGATAAAATTAACAACTCACGAAATGGCGGAACTTGAATCCATTGCTAATTCTGTCCAGGGTGAAAGATACCCAACCGGAGCAGCCTCTTATCTGAACTCGGATACTCCACCCTTTTCATCGTGGAAAGCTGAATGA
- the LOC108198370 gene encoding 1-aminocyclopropane-1-carboxylate oxidase homolog 4, with amino-acid sequence MVVLKVLKTYETTMGNFVLDALRTSTLSIQTSFHEIKVSFGSIKSLLVPWTRSNSNNSSPVISKTKLREDIKEFDESKVGVKGLVDAGITSIPRIFYQPPENLIDSRSLTRTLDIPVIDLAASDRAIVVRQVQEASSKFGFFQLINHGIPLCRMDDVILSIKAFNELETELKSQYYSREGNEKRVLYYGSSLHLNELEGASWNDTLLVALGPEPAESCYVPEVCRMAVAEWDEEMKKLGGALLGLMSEGLGLKREALEEKLCMDARIMAGNYYPHCPQPDLTLGLKSHTDPSIFTLLLSNHVPGLHVKVEGHEWANLVAHPGALVVNIGDVLQIISNDKYRSVEHRVLANSLQEPRISVAVFFNPANDADTYGPLPEITSLDEPARYRDFDLLELRQQMKKEVGVKSLINNCRIGPNLKWRDWNPLRLLQSYVGSSQN; translated from the exons ATGGTGGTTTTGAAAGTCTTGAAAACATACGAAACAACAATGGGAAATTTTGTACTTGATGCTCTAAGAACATCAACTCTGTCAATACAAACATCATTCCATGAAATCAAAGTATCTTTCGGGTCCATCAAATCATTATTAGTACCCTGGACAAGATCAAACAGTAACAATTCCAGCCCTGTCATCTCGAAAACAAAGTTGCGCGAAGATATCAAAGAGTTTGATGAGTCTAAGGTTGGCGTAAAAGGCCTAGTTGACGCAGGAATCACATCGATTCCACGTATCTTCTACCAGCCACCTGAGAATCTAATTGATTCGCGCTCTCTCACGCGAACCTTGGATATCCCTGTCATTGACCTGGCTGCGTCTGACAGGGCTATTGTTGTGAGACAAGTTCAAGAAGCATCGTCTAAGTTTGGATTCTTTCAATTAATCAATCATGGAATTCCTTTGTGTCGTATGGATGATGTGATTTTGTCGATCAAGGCTTTCAATGAGCTTGAAACAGAGCTGAAATCGCAGTATTATAGTCGTGAAGGAAATGAGAAGAGAGTACTTTACTATGGTTCAAGTTTGCATTTAAATGAATTAGAAGGCGCCAGCTGGAACGACACGTTGCTGGTAGCATTGGGACCGGAGCCAGCAGAATCATGTTATGTTCCGGAGGTATGCAGGATGGCGGTGGCTGAGTGGGATGAAGAGATGAAGAAACTAGGGGGTGCTTTATTAGGTTTAATGAGTGAAGGACTCGGGTTGAAGAGGGAAGCACTAGAGGAGAAGTTGTGCATGGATGCTAGAATCATGGCTGGAAATTATTACCCTCATTGTCCACAGCCAGATTTAACTCTGGGCTTAAAATCGCATACTGATCCTTCTATTTTTACTCTGTTGTTGTCTAATCATGTACCTGGCCTCCACGTTAAAGTTGAAGGACATGAGTGGGCTAATCTGGTGGCTCATCCGGGGGCTCTTGTGGTAAACATTGGTGATGTTCTTCAg atTATTTCAAACGACAAGTACAGAAGTGTTGAACATCGGGTGTTGGCCAACTCATTACAAGAACCACGAATATCAGTTGCAGTTTTTTTCAACCCAGCTAACGATGCAGACACTTATGGACCGTTACCTGAAATTACATCACTGGATGAACCAGCTCGTTATCGCGACTTTGATTTACTAGAGTTGAGACAACAAATGAAAAAGGAAGTGGGTGTCAAAAGTTTGATTAACAACTGCAGGATTGGTCCAAATTTGAAGTGGAGAGATTGGAATCCGCTCAGGCTTCTACAGTCTTATGTAGGTTCTAGTCAGAATTAG
- the LOC108197609 gene encoding uncharacterized protein LOC108197609, producing MANSSKILLDLEAEKSPAESKFLFCMNHDFPRQPKPTKYELPQKKPIITSVPKSQVLGKLKDFLPVMSDANKKLQLAAMDNAKVFDIESLEDNDSAHIEMDLMLGVADLHTPEAIAAAESAINGIQPVLPFATTSNSDEDTDEYDDSESDSESTYDDEDGGENKRDSDKHDQGNDGIELACSLANTKRAKSVCKESSEDLGNAKSSKRPKIVELS from the exons ATGGCGAACAGCAGTAAAATTCTTCTTGATTTGGAGGCTGAAAAATCTCCCGCAG AATCCAAGTTTCTGTTTTGTATGAATCATGATTTCCCGCGGCAGCCTAAGCCTACAAAATATGAATTGCCTCAGAAAAAGCCTATAATTACCTCGGTTCCGAAAAGCCAAG TTCTGGGAAAATTGAAGGATTTCTTACCAGTTATGTCAGATGCAAATAAAAAACTGCAGCTCGCTGCCATG GACAATGCGAAGGTATTTGATATTGAATCACTTGAAGACAATGATTCTGCACACATTGAAATG GATCTGATGCTGGGGGTAGCTGACCTCCATACCCCTGAAGCTATTGCTGCTGCCGAGTCTGCTATCAATGGTATTCAGCCAGTTTTACCATTTGCAACTACTAGTAATAGTGATGAAGACACTGATGAATACGATGACAGTGAGAGTGACAGTGAGAGCACTTATGATGATGAGGATGGGGGAGAAAATAAGCGTGACTCTGACAAACATGATCAGGGCAATGATGGTATTGAACTAGCATGCTCTCTTGCAAACACAAAAAGAGCCAAATCCGTCTGCAAGGAATCATCTGAAGATTTGGGAAATGCAAAATCAAGCAAGCGACCAAAGATTGTCGAGCTTTCATGA
- the LOC108198874 gene encoding uncharacterized protein LOC108198874, which yields MGEKEKKKAKKQKYQHPNQDHTTKIATNASDFSFKPSSDVKGLRFGGQFIVKSFTIRQARPLQLLHLLSLDEKSPAGNSRTSTSFRSTSAFLPTNFTILAHHAWHTLTLGLGTKKSKVLIFVFESENLKNAVDRIWPQEIPLGEVNRKIIRGLTGCEMARFKFRKGCLTFYVYAVRRAGNMAFSCADELRFVLEHVVALNDFLDHTFMLAMPNQRSINYAAPVAMAH from the coding sequence atgggagaaaaagaaaaaaagaaggcCAAGAAGCAAAAATATCAGCATCCAAATCAGGATCATACCACCAAGATTGCCACCAATGCCTCAGATTTCTCATTCAAGCCCTCTTCTGATGTTAAAGGCCTCCGTTTTGGAGGCCAATTTATTGTAAAATCATTCACTATCCGCCAAGCGCGGCCATTGCAGCTTCTGCACCTCCTCTCCCTAGACGAAAAAAGCCCAGCAGGGAATTCAAGAACATCAACAAGTTTCCGGTCCACCTCTGCATTTTTACCAACAAATTTTACTATCTTAGCACACCATGCATGGCACACTCTTACACTAGGCCTAGGCACCAAAAAATCCAAGGTACTTATTTTTGTGTTCGAGTCTGAGAATTTGAAGAATGCAGTTGACAGGATATGGCCACAGGAAATACCGCTGGGAGAAGTAAACCGAAAGATCATCCGGGGTCTAACCGGTTGTGAGATGGCAAGATTCAAATTCAGGAAAGGGTGCTTAACATTTTATGTGTATGCAGTGAGGAGAGCTGGAAACATGGCGTTTTCGTGTGCTGATGAGCTTAGGTTCGTACTGGAACATGTGGTCGCGTTGAATGATTTCTTGGATCACACTTTTATGCTTGCAATGCCCAACCAGAGGTCTATCAATTATGCAGCTCCGGTTGCCATGGCTCATTAG